One Lysobacterales bacterium genomic window, GCAGCGCAACCCAAGCGCCTGGTCCGCGCACGCGAGGGGGCTTGCGGCGCGGTGCACTACTGGCCCTCGTCGAAACGTCGGGCGAACAACTCGACGGCGGCGGCCATCGCCGCCTCCTCGTCCGGTCCGTCCAGGCGCAGCACGACCGAGCTGCCGACGCCTGCAGCGAGCATCATCACGCCCATGATGCTCTTGCCGTTGATCTCGCGGCCACGGTAGGCGAGCACCGCGGCCGAACGGAAACCGCCCAGCAGCTGGACCAGCTTGGCGGCGGCCCGGGCATGCAGGCCCAGGCGGTTGACGATCTCGATCTCGCGCTCGATCACGCGGCCTCCGGGTCCAGGATGATGCCGCCTCGGCCCCCGGCGAGCGCCGTGCGGGCGAGCTCGGGCAGGGGCTGGCCGGCGTAGTTGAGCACGCGCAGCAGCATCGGCAGGTTCAGGCCGGACACCCGCACCGTGTGGCCGCCGAGATCCTCGATCCGGCCGCAGATGTTGCTCGGTGTCGCGCCGTACAGGTCGGTCATCACCAGCACCCCGTCGCCCTGGTCGAGTTCGCCGACCAGGCGGCGCACCTGTGCCAGGGCGGCGCCGTCGTCGCAGTCGTTGGGCATGGACACCGACTCGGCCCGCAGCGACAGCTCGCCGACCAGGCTGCGGGCGACCCGGATCAGCTCGGCGCCCATGTCGCCGTGCGCGACCAGCAGCAGGCCGACGCTCACGACAGCTCCCGGTGGAACACCAGCACGCCGTCGCGGCCGCCGGTACGGAAGTGCTCGGCCAGCCTCTCGACGATGTGCACCGAGCGATGGCGGCCCCCGGTGCAACCGACCGCGATGGTCAGGAAGGCGCGGTCGTCGGCATCGAAGCGCGGCACGAAGTCGTCGAGCAGGCCGCGCACGCGCTCGATGAAGCTGCCGACCTGGAGATCG contains:
- a CDS encoding HPr family phosphocarrier protein, whose protein sequence is MIEREIEIVNRLGLHARAAAKLVQLLGGFRSAAVLAYRGREINGKSIMGVMMLAAGVGSSVVLRLDGPDEEAAMAAAVELFARRFDEGQ
- a CDS encoding PTS fructose IIA subunit family protein yields the protein MSVGLLLVAHGDMGAELIRVARSLVGELSLRAESVSMPNDCDDGAALAQVRRLVGELDQGDGVLVMTDLYGATPSNICGRIEDLGGHTVRVSGLNLPMLLRVLNYAGQPLPELARTALAGGRGGIILDPEAA